In Silene latifolia isolate original U9 population chromosome 3, ASM4854445v1, whole genome shotgun sequence, a single window of DNA contains:
- the LOC141648850 gene encoding F-box/kelch-repeat protein At3g23880-like, whose product MESINIYNNLPLELWTHHILPTLPVKTLLQFRSVCKVWRDTIDDLRFVSKHMTLSTNNVEKNQVIALGRGEKLRYRLTVVNKNTLRKQADLFEQSGDYVFHASCNGLFLAQPRFITYDGNWRLLGSPTVNLWNPSIRKSLNIPPCPLLDNFHFYSDVKYIFGFRPSRNDYVVFAFLDDENRPMSFVQANLIMPVSFSVAVYTLSDNLWNIRDYKLILSLDNLLMLSDCVDQIVYRDGVLHWLGKDPHPKSDQGDPSFRTHLVSFDFELENFSYLQLPDVSQASKTETFRYLFVLGESLAIFSISSEWSSIWVLKNKLWNLWFSGTKCFAGFNYIRKNPSVATRVFVEHGGDITLVYGKAIYKIMSDEIQELNESLNLQNLILDNYMESLVLHKGCQGQVINSL is encoded by the coding sequence ATGGAGAGCATCAATATCTACAACAATTTGCCATTAGAGTTGTGGACTCACCATATTCTTCCTACGCTACCAGTGAAAACCCTTTTACAATTTAGGTCCGTTTGTAAAGTATGGCGCGATACCATTGATGACCTGCGTTTTGTTTCCAAACACATGACACTTTCAACGAATAACGTCGAGAAAAATCAGGTAATAGCACTGGGACGTGGAGAAAAACTAAGATACAGACTGACAGTTGTCAATAAAAACACATTAAGGAAACAAGCCGACCTTTTCGAACAATCTGGTGACTACGTTTTTCATGCGAGCTGCAATGGCTTGTTTTTGGCGCAACCACGTTTTATCACTTATGATGGTAACTGGAGGCTGCTGGGGAGTCCTACCGTGAACCTGTGGAACCCGTCTATTAGAAAATCATTGAATATTCCTCCTTGTCCATTACTtgataattttcatttttattccgATGTCAAATATATTTTTGGATTTAGGCCTTCGAGGAACGACTACGTTGTGTTTGCATTTCTGGATGATGAGAATAGGCCTATGAGTTTCGTTCAAGCAAACTTGATTATGCCTGTGAGTTTTTCGGTTGCAGTTTATACTCTATCTGATAACCTTTGGAATATTAGAGATTACAAACTAATTCTCTCTCTTGATAATTTACTTATGCTTAGTGATTGTGTAGATCAAATTGTTTATCGTGATGGGGTTTTACATTGGCTTGGAAAAGATCCTCATCCGAAGTCAGATCAGGGAGACCCTTCTTTTAGAACCCATCTCGTTTCTTTCGACTTTGAACTCGAAAATTTTAGTTATCTTCAACTGCCAGATGTTAGTCAAGCGTCTAAAACTGAGACCTTTAGGTATCTGTTTGTTTTAGGGGAGTCATTGGCAATTTTCAGTATTTCTTCAGAATGGAGCTCGATATgggtgctcaagaacaagttgtGGAATTTGTGGTTTTCGGGAACTAAATGTTTTGCTGGATTCAATTACATTCGTAAGAACCCTTCTGTGGCTACAAGGGTATTCGTTGAACATGGCGGTGATATTACTCTGGTTTATGGAAAAGCCATTTATAAAATCATGAGCGATGAGATTCAGGAGCTCAACGAATCGTTGAATTTACAGAATCTGATCTTAGACAATTACATGGAGAGCTTGGTGTTGCACAAAGGATGTCAAGGCCAGGTTATCAATTCTCTTTAG